In Myxococcus stipitatus, a single window of DNA contains:
- a CDS encoding asparagine synthase-related protein has product MSSRSGDASGPLATLPGYRPVDAPASPTVGSVWEMRTGPRPSWRGVTGLGPEAIAAALLHLLPAEASLFQGLRREPPPLPRLRRETGSTERTPTDDVRPTLPDATSSSEAQRTDMLPASAPTDTLEEQGVGSPPEPRHTRQLPRSSSEARLHPASATDEHRAARLLAALSEAVRLRMEAGVRDVSLSGGVDSATLCMLAARHAPGRVRAWTMDVHFADEVERRHARTVARAAGVELVDIPIPDAVLPELFEPAVLSNESVIINARAVASFAFYEGARKHGAAQLLSGAGADEVLLGNPGAIASATTRIEEDRRLARLVLRSPLVDNLGMMPWAGTPEVSEEVRYAAWVLRELVLPPELRGARAHGITVHTPYLDATVADVALALPESSLARDGQGKWLFRHAVRGLVPDEVRLARKTPRYGHTALSSPVRTRWLELYRAWLAPARLEPLEVIAPGAVLAMLDRYARLSPESPEAPGVDRLLMRVCSLAMLHAHASSRPSCPES; this is encoded by the coding sequence GTGTCTTCTCGCTCCGGCGACGCCAGCGGCCCGCTCGCCACCCTGCCCGGCTACCGACCCGTCGATGCTCCCGCGTCGCCCACCGTGGGCTCCGTGTGGGAGATGCGCACGGGGCCGCGGCCATCCTGGCGCGGGGTGACGGGACTCGGGCCCGAGGCCATCGCGGCGGCCCTGCTCCACCTGCTCCCCGCGGAGGCGAGTCTGTTCCAGGGCCTGCGACGGGAGCCTCCTCCCCTGCCTCGACTCCGGCGCGAGACAGGGAGCACGGAGCGGACACCGACGGATGACGTCCGCCCTACGTTGCCCGATGCGACCTCGTCCTCCGAAGCGCAGCGGACGGACATGCTCCCTGCTTCGGCTCCTACCGACACGCTGGAGGAACAGGGCGTGGGCTCACCTCCAGAGCCACGACACACGAGGCAACTCCCGCGCTCGTCCTCGGAGGCGAGGCTCCACCCGGCCTCCGCCACAGATGAGCACCGCGCGGCGCGGCTCCTCGCGGCGCTCTCCGAGGCGGTGCGCCTGCGCATGGAGGCGGGCGTCCGTGACGTGAGCCTCAGTGGCGGTGTGGACAGCGCGACCCTGTGCATGCTCGCCGCGCGTCATGCGCCTGGCCGTGTCCGGGCCTGGACCATGGACGTCCACTTCGCCGACGAAGTGGAGCGCCGTCATGCGCGGACCGTGGCGCGCGCCGCGGGGGTCGAGCTGGTGGACATCCCCATTCCGGACGCGGTGCTCCCGGAGCTGTTCGAACCCGCCGTCCTCAGCAACGAGAGCGTCATCATCAATGCCCGCGCCGTCGCCAGCTTCGCGTTCTACGAGGGCGCGAGGAAGCACGGCGCCGCCCAGCTGCTGAGCGGCGCGGGCGCGGACGAGGTGCTGCTGGGGAATCCGGGAGCCATCGCCTCCGCGACCACTCGCATCGAGGAGGACCGTCGACTCGCGCGCCTCGTCCTGCGCTCCCCACTTGTGGACAACTTGGGGATGATGCCCTGGGCTGGCACTCCCGAGGTCTCCGAGGAGGTCCGCTACGCGGCCTGGGTCCTGCGCGAGCTCGTGCTCCCACCCGAGCTTCGCGGAGCACGCGCCCACGGAATCACCGTCCATACGCCGTACCTCGACGCGACGGTCGCGGACGTGGCGCTGGCCCTGCCCGAGTCCTCGCTGGCGCGGGACGGCCAGGGCAAGTGGCTCTTCCGTCATGCGGTGCGGGGCCTCGTCCCCGACGAGGTGCGGCTCGCGCGCAAGACGCCGCGCTATGGCCACACCGCGCTCTCCAGCCCGGTGCGAACACGCTGGCTGGAGCTGTATCGCGCCTGGCTCGCGCCCGCCCGCCTGGAGCCCCTGGAGGTCATCGCCCCGGGGGCCGTGCTCGCGATGCTCGACCGGTACGCGCGCCTGTCCCCCGAGTCACCGGAGGCCCCGGGAGTGGACCGCCTGTTGATGCGCGTGTGCTCCCTCGCCATGCTCCACGCCCACGCCTCGTCCCGCCCATCATGTCCCGAGTCCTGA
- a CDS encoding ROK family protein, producing MSAGALGWRPRRHRPSGVTPLEVWNLPVLGHELWELLGAPRLDVARQEGLPEEHLASILMPPLASALETLVHSHAVDAVWLSGGLACLQDFAPRLAEATSRLGVPVHVAQEPRLAPVLAGLRMLTRAGSTRPLALDVGQTSIKRMSATTSEVFERDLSLLPRLFIGMPRPADGRHIVAAVRFIASALRATAKTGPDDAPDALCLALPSPLDDALVPGGCTYGWEGHASLVEDILTEARLASSHDGEVLVLNDAELAAEAARGDSRLLSCRRILCLTLGFGPGGALLDRSRATP from the coding sequence GTGAGCGCGGGCGCGCTCGGCTGGAGGCCGCGTCGACACCGCCCCTCGGGCGTGACGCCGCTGGAGGTATGGAACCTCCCGGTCCTGGGCCACGAGCTGTGGGAGCTGCTCGGGGCACCGCGCCTCGACGTCGCGCGCCAGGAGGGCCTCCCCGAGGAACACCTCGCGAGCATCTTGATGCCACCGCTCGCCAGCGCCCTGGAGACCCTGGTCCACTCGCACGCGGTGGACGCCGTCTGGCTCAGTGGCGGGCTCGCGTGCCTCCAGGACTTCGCGCCGCGACTCGCGGAGGCCACGTCGCGGCTCGGCGTCCCCGTCCATGTCGCACAGGAGCCTCGCCTCGCGCCCGTGCTCGCGGGGCTGAGGATGTTGACGCGCGCGGGCTCGACCCGTCCGCTCGCGCTCGACGTCGGCCAGACGAGCATCAAGAGGATGAGCGCGACGACTTCGGAGGTCTTCGAGCGGGACCTCTCGCTCCTGCCCCGTCTCTTCATCGGCATGCCTCGACCCGCGGACGGTCGCCACATCGTCGCGGCGGTGCGCTTCATCGCCAGCGCGCTTCGCGCGACCGCGAAGACCGGACCCGACGACGCCCCGGACGCCCTGTGCCTCGCGTTGCCGAGCCCGCTCGACGACGCCCTGGTGCCAGGAGGCTGCACCTACGGCTGGGAAGGACATGCCTCCCTCGTGGAGGACATCCTGACGGAGGCGCGGCTCGCGTCCTCGCACGACGGCGAGGTGCTCGTGCTCAACGACGCGGAGCTCGCCGCCGAAGCGGCCCGAGGCGACTCGCGACTCCTCTCATGTCGACGAATCCTCTGTCTCACCTTGGGCTTCGGTCCTGGCGGCGCATTGCTCGACCGTTCGCGAGCCACGCCCTGA
- a CDS encoding glycosyltransferase → MSRVLIATSPEKGHINPMAGVAQWLRRLGHTVGWLCLPEPAPRLERLGVEVLRLPHIASEPPPIETGGEALARLVRDEQALGKWIRGLLLDAVPSLLEPVRQVVRDFRPDVMALDGMQYAAVLAAHLEHIPWAGVSSALSLLEPPEDYGLRRNVRLLAADRRALFASHGFDARFRNCECLSPRLNTLFATEALLGPDAGLPPATHLVGPSLPLEERGDEVDFPWSRLGAKPVVYVSFGSQISWQPTLFRVITEAAAPLEVTVVLSAGELADTDFARSLPGDVVAVPYVPQRQLLARTATFVSHGGANSVMEAMTAGVPMLLLPVCNDQPIQAHFLQKAGAGLALEPGTLTVEDCRAALRQLLEPGTPLRQRVADISRSYGARNGAREAAERIAGLVA, encoded by the coding sequence ATGTCCCGAGTCCTGATCGCCACCTCGCCCGAGAAGGGCCACATCAACCCGATGGCGGGCGTCGCGCAGTGGCTGCGACGGCTGGGACACACCGTGGGCTGGCTGTGCCTGCCCGAGCCCGCGCCTCGACTCGAGCGGCTGGGCGTCGAGGTGCTCCGCCTGCCCCACATCGCGAGCGAGCCGCCTCCCATCGAGACGGGAGGAGAAGCCCTCGCGAGGCTCGTGCGTGACGAGCAGGCGCTCGGGAAGTGGATTCGCGGGTTGCTGCTCGACGCGGTGCCCTCGCTCCTGGAGCCCGTGCGGCAGGTGGTGCGCGACTTCCGTCCGGACGTGATGGCGCTGGATGGGATGCAGTACGCCGCGGTCCTCGCCGCGCACCTGGAGCACATCCCCTGGGCCGGGGTCTCCTCCGCGCTCTCCCTGTTGGAGCCGCCAGAGGACTATGGCCTGCGCCGCAACGTGCGCCTGCTCGCGGCGGACCGGCGGGCCCTCTTCGCGAGCCACGGCTTCGACGCGCGCTTCCGCAACTGCGAGTGCCTCTCGCCGCGCCTGAACACCCTCTTCGCGACGGAGGCCCTCCTCGGCCCCGACGCCGGCCTGCCCCCCGCGACGCACCTGGTGGGCCCCTCCCTCCCGCTGGAGGAGCGCGGAGACGAAGTCGACTTCCCCTGGAGCCGACTCGGCGCGAAGCCCGTGGTGTACGTGTCCTTCGGCAGCCAGATTTCGTGGCAGCCCACGCTCTTCCGCGTCATCACCGAGGCCGCCGCCCCGCTGGAGGTCACGGTGGTGCTGAGCGCCGGAGAGCTGGCGGACACGGACTTCGCGCGCTCGCTGCCCGGCGACGTGGTGGCCGTGCCCTACGTCCCCCAGCGGCAGCTGCTCGCGCGCACGGCGACCTTCGTCTCGCATGGCGGCGCGAACTCGGTCATGGAGGCGATGACGGCGGGCGTGCCCATGCTGCTGCTCCCCGTGTGCAACGACCAGCCCATCCAGGCGCACTTCCTCCAGAAGGCCGGAGCCGGGCTCGCCCTGGAGCCAGGGACGCTGACCGTGGAGGACTGTCGCGCTGCGCTCCGCCAGCTCCTGGAGCCAGGGACGCCGCTGCGCCAGCGGGTGGCCGACATCTCCCGTTCCTACGGCGCGAGGAATGGCGCGAGGGAAGCCGCGGAGCGCATCGCCGGACTCGTCGCGTGA
- a CDS encoding radical SAM protein, protein MRYELHDGRILTWSLETHVVTHCNLRCVQCCPMSPHLPAWAVEPSSLGADLRQLARVLHPNIFKLTGGEPFLHPDLPAVLDAVRASGISQQLSVTTNGFLAQSAPDAVYERLDRMTLSVYSSATLPEKSIARIAERCDAHRVHLTVKRIDAFQQLTPDAPHATEARTREVYERCWLKVRCHLVHQGRFYACTRPPHVATVLGPTHPELRSLGDVDGVRLDAPELLERMLTYLEADTPLATCRVCLGASGAWEPHAQLPRPHA, encoded by the coding sequence GTGCGTTACGAGCTGCACGACGGCCGCATCCTCACCTGGTCCCTGGAGACGCACGTCGTCACGCACTGCAACCTGCGCTGCGTGCAGTGCTGCCCCATGTCGCCGCATCTGCCGGCCTGGGCCGTGGAGCCCTCCTCGCTCGGCGCCGACCTGCGCCAGCTCGCCCGCGTGCTGCACCCGAACATCTTCAAGCTCACCGGGGGCGAGCCCTTCCTCCACCCCGACCTGCCGGCCGTGCTCGACGCCGTCCGCGCCTCCGGCATCTCCCAGCAGCTCTCCGTCACCACCAACGGCTTCCTCGCCCAGAGCGCCCCCGACGCCGTCTACGAGCGCCTGGACCGGATGACCCTCTCCGTCTACTCCTCCGCGACGCTGCCGGAGAAGTCCATCGCCCGCATCGCCGAGCGCTGCGACGCCCACCGCGTCCACCTCACCGTCAAGCGCATCGACGCCTTCCAACAGCTCACCCCGGACGCGCCCCACGCCACCGAGGCCCGGACCCGCGAGGTGTACGAGCGCTGCTGGCTCAAGGTCCGCTGCCACCTCGTCCACCAGGGCCGCTTCTACGCGTGCACCCGGCCACCCCACGTCGCCACGGTGCTCGGCCCCACGCACCCGGAGCTGCGCTCCCTCGGAGACGTGGACGGTGTGCGGCTCGACGCGCCGGAGCTCCTGGAGCGGATGCTCACGTACCTCGAGGCGGACACGCCGCTGGCCACCTGTCGCGTCTGCCTGGGGGCCAGCGGGGCCTGGGAGCCGCACGCGCAGCTCCCCAGGCCCCACGCCTGA
- a CDS encoding S1C family serine protease, whose product MKLLQQFSDDLETLVARASPAVVGVEHARGHGTGLFLTPDGYVLTNRHVVMRGSRKLTVQLSSGEELRGTLVGGDAPTDLAVVRAEGGDFPTLPLAAPETVRVGQLVMAIGNPFRLEQSVAMGVVSAVNRSVTLPDGVILEGMLQTDAAINPGNSGGPLINTRGEVVGLNTLVLPYAQGIGFAVSATTAAWVASLLIQRGRVERRFLGIAATAVNLDAARTKDAGQPRAVRVLHVKDGTPADDAGLEPDDLLLAINQRPVGSVDDLQRLMALATDEEVTLDVLRKGRRKQLSARTRPRPESFAA is encoded by the coding sequence ATGAAGCTGTTGCAGCAATTCTCGGATGACCTGGAGACGCTCGTCGCCCGCGCCTCGCCCGCCGTGGTGGGCGTGGAGCATGCCCGGGGCCACGGCACCGGCCTCTTCCTCACCCCGGACGGCTACGTCCTCACCAACCGTCACGTGGTGATGCGGGGCTCGCGCAAGCTGACGGTGCAGCTGTCCAGCGGCGAGGAGCTGCGGGGCACGCTGGTGGGCGGGGACGCGCCCACGGACCTCGCGGTGGTGCGCGCCGAGGGCGGCGACTTCCCCACGCTGCCCCTGGCGGCCCCGGAGACGGTGCGCGTGGGGCAGCTGGTCATGGCCATCGGCAACCCGTTCCGGCTGGAGCAGTCGGTGGCCATGGGCGTGGTGAGCGCCGTCAACCGCAGCGTCACGCTGCCCGACGGCGTCATCCTGGAGGGCATGCTCCAGACGGACGCGGCCATCAACCCGGGCAACTCGGGGGGGCCGCTCATCAACACGCGCGGCGAGGTGGTGGGCCTCAACACGCTGGTGCTGCCGTATGCGCAGGGCATCGGCTTCGCGGTGAGCGCCACCACGGCGGCCTGGGTGGCCAGCCTGCTCATCCAGCGGGGGCGCGTGGAGCGGCGCTTCCTGGGCATCGCCGCGACGGCGGTGAACCTGGACGCCGCGAGGACGAAGGACGCCGGCCAGCCGCGCGCGGTGCGCGTCCTCCACGTCAAGGACGGCACGCCCGCCGATGACGCGGGACTCGAGCCGGACGACCTGCTGCTGGCCATCAATCAGCGGCCGGTGGGCAGCGTGGACGACCTCCAGCGGCTGATGGCGCTGGCCACGGACGAGGAGGTCACCCTGGACGTGCTGCGCAAGGGCCGCCGCAAGCAGCTGTCCGCGCGCACCCGCCCGCGCCCCGAGTCCTTCGCCGCCTGA
- a CDS encoding S1C family serine protease: protein MSTDLLQSLSHSLASVVERTAPSVVRIEARRRRGATGIVWGTEGHILTTSHAVEHEGSIQVGLPDGRTVSAELVGRDASTDIALLKVDPGGLATLTPATLDDVKVGHLVVAVARPGRTARATLGMVSTHGDGWRTHAGGRVDRYLETDADLPPGFSGGALVDAQGRLVGMLTAAFSRTAAVVLPVDTLTRVASTLKEHGGIRRGYLGVGAHPVKLPRDQWEAAGTEGGLIFLSVDPDGPASKVGLALGDVLLSLGGQAMHGVEDLLGYLGDEKVGASVQARVLRAGEVREVPITIGRRS from the coding sequence ATGTCCACCGACCTCCTCCAATCCCTCTCCCACTCGCTCGCCTCCGTCGTGGAGCGGACCGCGCCCAGCGTCGTCCGCATCGAGGCCCGCCGCCGTCGCGGCGCCACCGGCATCGTCTGGGGCACGGAAGGCCACATCCTCACCACCAGCCACGCCGTCGAGCACGAAGGCTCCATCCAGGTGGGCCTGCCCGATGGTCGCACCGTCTCCGCCGAGCTCGTCGGCAGGGACGCCAGCACCGACATCGCGCTGCTGAAGGTGGACCCCGGCGGCCTCGCGACCTTGACGCCCGCGACGCTCGACGACGTCAAGGTCGGGCACCTCGTCGTCGCGGTCGCGCGCCCGGGACGCACCGCGCGCGCGACGCTCGGCATGGTGAGCACGCACGGCGACGGCTGGCGCACGCATGCGGGCGGGCGCGTGGACCGCTACCTCGAGACGGACGCGGACCTGCCGCCCGGCTTCTCCGGCGGCGCGCTGGTGGATGCACAGGGGCGCCTCGTCGGCATGCTCACGGCGGCCTTCTCCCGCACGGCGGCGGTGGTCCTCCCCGTCGACACGCTGACGCGCGTGGCGTCCACGCTGAAGGAGCACGGCGGCATCCGCCGGGGCTACCTGGGCGTGGGAGCCCATCCCGTGAAGCTGCCCCGCGACCAATGGGAAGCGGCGGGCACGGAGGGAGGGCTCATCTTCCTGTCGGTGGACCCGGACGGCCCGGCGAGCAAGGTGGGGCTGGCGCTGGGTGACGTGCTGTTGAGCCTGGGCGGGCAGGCCATGCACGGCGTGGAGGACCTGCTCGGCTACCTGGGCGACGAGAAGGTGGGCGCCTCCGTCCAGGCCCGCGTGCTGCGCGCCGGAGAGGTGCGCGAAGTGCCCATCACCATCGGCCGGCGTTCGTGA